From Proteiniborus ethanoligenes:
GAGAGATAGAGCATTATACGAGCAAAGGTTAAGAAAAGAAGAAATATATTTAAAAATACCTAGATTAAAAGAAATTGATGACGAAATATCTAAAACAGGTCTTCTAATAGCTACTGCCATGCTTCAAAATCCACAGTTATACGAGGAAAATCTTAATAAAATAAAAGCAGAAATGGAAAAATTGAAAAGAGAAAAAGCTATACTTATGACTGAAAATAATTTCCCATTAGAATATCTAGATGTAAACTATCTTTGTAATAAATGTAGCGATACTGGTTTTTTAAAGAATGGCTCAAAATGTAACTGCCTAAAGCAAGAGATGATAAACAGAGCCTACAGAATGTCCGGAGTTCAACATGCTTTAGAAAAAGAGAATTTTAAAACATTTAATATAAATATATTTTCTCCTGAGCCTTTTGAAAACGAAAAGCTTTCTCCAAGAGAAAATATGCTAAATATTTTAAATAACTGCGAAGGTTTTTGTATAAACTTTGATGAGGATAATGAAGAAAATTTGCTGTTTTATGGTACAACAGGATTAGGAAAAACATTTATGTGCAATTGCATAGCAAAGGCCCTCTTAGATAGGGGTAAAATAGTAATCTATCAAACTGCCTTTAAAATACTAGAGATAATCGAAGAACACAGATTTAGAAGAAACTCCCAGCAAAGCATGGATGACAATAACTATAATTTGTTATTCGATGCTGATCTTTTAATAATTGACGACCTAGGAACTGAGCTTACAAATACATTCACTAACACCGAAATATTCAACATTATTAATTCGAGGCTATTAAGGCGAAATAAAACTATTATCTCCACTAATCTTTCCCTAATGGAAATCGCAAATACCTATGATAACAGAACTTTTTCCAGAGTATTTGGCAAATTTGCACCTCTTAAATTCTATGGACCTGATTTAAGGTGGGAAGCCTACAGAGAGTAATAATAAAGCTCACTATTTCAAAATTCAAGAGATAGTGAGCTTATTTACGCAATAAAAAAGCCGTCCTGATTATTACAATCAAAACAGCCTTTTTTATGGAGCTGGTGAAAGGACTTGAACCCTCAACCTACTGATTACAAGTCAGTTGCTCTACCGATTGAGCTACACCAGCATAATTAACTTTACTTCTCGGATTTAACTGTTTAGTTTTATTAACTCGTTCGCTGTAACTAAGCGATGCACACAAAATCAAAAGCATGATTTTGGTGCCCTGCTTATACCGATTGAGCTACACCAGCATAATATCTGCGCAGTCTCGCAACACAAATTTGTTTACTCCCATACGGTCGTACAAATTTGGTGCTCGTTGCGTTTGACCTACCTACAATTCGCTTCGCTCATTGGGTTAGGTCATAATGGCGACCTGGAAGGGACTCGAACCCTCGACCTCCAGCGTGACAGGCTGGCATTCTAACCATCTGAACTACCAGGCCGTATATATTAATTAAGAATTAAGAATGGAGAATTAAGAATTACTTTGGAAATACATTCCAATTTTCAATTGCCATTATTCTTAGCTTATGGCTTTTTGTTTTTTTAATTCTCAATTTTCAATTTTTAATTTACTGCTTTGCAGTATAATGGTGGGCGCAATAGGGCTCGAACCTATGACCCCCTGCTTGTAAGGCAGGTGCTCTCCCAGCTGAGCTATGCGCCCTTATTTGATTTGTTTGTGGTAATAACCATATTTTTAAATTTACTTTGCTGGTCCCAACAAAGCGATCCTCGCAAAACGCTATGCGCGTTTTGGATGCCTGCTTTTCCCAGCTGAGCTATGCGCCCTTAGTAAATTGAATTTATTTAGGTTATAATGGTGACCCATCCGCGACTCGAACGCGGGACACCCTGATTAAAAGTCAGGTGCTCTACCGACTGAGCTAATGGGTCTTGTTGAATTTAATTTACGGTATTAGCCATCACTTCGTTTTAATTCATTAATATCAACTAAGCGATTCACTCCAAACCAGAAGCATGGTTTGGGTTCTCTGCTTATACCGACTGAGCTAATGGGTCTTGTTTAAAGACTACTCTTCATATGATACAAGAAACGACCTTTTTTGTCAATGATTTTTTTATATTTTTTTCATAGACTCATAATGATTATCAATCTAAGATTTAGCATGGTATAAATCTTAGATTGATAGGAAGGATTTTATATTTATCTACAGGTAACTAATTCTATGAAATTGTGTTTTTATCCACAGTTTGTCCTAAAAAACTATTTTTAATCCACATATCCACAGACATATGCACAGGTGTTCGCTTGTTATTTGTGAATAACTTTGTTAATTTGTGTATTTTTGTGCTTTCATCTCAAAGTAATCACAATATACTGTATTGTTTTTAATTGAAAAATAATCTTCGTATAGTAGATATATTTTATCATCATATAATTCATTTTTTAAATTTATATGCTTTGCCTTATATTCACGTATGGTTTTAAAGCCACATTTTTCATAGCATTTTATGGCTCTCTTATTAAATTTCGCTACATCTAAATACATAGTTTTCATTTTCATAATATTAAAGAAATAATCTAACAACAATTTTATAGCCTCTGTACCATATCCTTTATTTAATATGTCAGGATCAAAGACTATGCCTAGTCTTGCACTTTTCCATATTCGTCTAATGTTTCTTATATTTATATATCCTATCATTCTGTCCTGTCCATCTATCACGGAAAAGCATTTTGTATTCCTTTGCTGTGTTCTATAATTGTACCACTTAACAATCTCTTCATCACTTAGCTCTGGAAAGTTATAGTCTTTAAATAAAGGCTCCTGGTGCTTTCCCCAATTTAGCATTTCATATACATCTTTTACTTCTAAGGATTTTATCTTTATTCTATTTCCTTTAATATCACACACTATTTTTCTCCCCCTGATTATAGAGTGCGTTCGCCTGCTATCTTATTATTATATTGGTTTCTCCATATTTAAAAACTTAGTGTATTGTCCCATAAACACTAATTCTACAGTACCTGTAGGTCCATTACGATGCTTTGCAATAATTATCTCTCCAATATTTTTCTTTTCTGAATCAGGATGATAATATTCATCTCTATACAAGAACATTACAATGTCAGCATCCTGCTCTATAGCTCCAGATTCACGTAAATCTGAAAGTATAGGTCTATGGTCAGACCTCATTTCAGGTGCACGTGATAGCTGTGACAAGGCTACTACAGGACAATCCATTTCCTTTGCTAAACCCTTTAACCCTCTTGATATGGCAGATATTTCCTGTTGCCTGCTTTCAATTCTTCCTTCACCTGACATAAGCTGTAAATAATCTATCATTATAAGTCCTAGGCCTTTTTCAGCTTTAAGTCTCCTACATTTGGCCTTCATTTCCATTAAAGTGATTCCCGGAGTATCATCTATAAATATATTAGCCTGAGATAGGGGTCCCATAGCTCTTAAAAGCTTTGGCCAATCATCTTCATTTAATCTACCGTTTATAATTTTTTGGAGTTCTACATGAGATTCAGAGCTTAGCATACGTTGTACCAGCTGCTCCTTTGACATCTCAAGACTAAATATAGCTACTGAAGCATTTCCTTTTAAAGCTGCATTCACAGCAACGTTAACAGAAAATGCAGTTTTACCCATGGATGGTCTTGCAGCCACTAATACTAAATCAGATTTCTGTAGCCCAGAGGTTTTGTTATCTAAATCTATAAATCCTGTTGTAAGTCCTGTAATACTGCTTTTATTTTGAGCCATCTGCTCAATTCTTGCAAAGCTTTCAAGAAGTACTTCTTTTATCGGATCTAAGCCTTCACGACTTCTTTTTTGAGTTATATCGAATATTTTCTTCTCTGCTGCATCTATTATTATATTAATATCTTCGTCTGCTTCGTATCCCTTTGCTATTATTTCATTAGAAGCATTAATAAGCCTTCTAAGTATTGACTTCTCCTCTACTATTTCACAATAAAATTTAATATTTGCAGTAGTAGATATACTTTCTGACAAATCTGCAAGGTATAGTATTCCTCCTATTGCATCTAATGTATCTCTTTTTTTAAGCTCATCAGATAAAGTTATTAAGTCTACAGGCTCATCTCTGTTGTATAAGTCTATAATTGCTTCATATATTTCCTTATGAGCCTCTTTATAAAAATCTCCAGATTTTAATATCTCTGTTGCAACTACAATTGCATTCTTATCTAGTATCATAGAGCCTAAAACAGACTGCTCTCCCTCTATACTATGAGGAGGTATTTTACCTAGTGAATTTAATTCCATTAAATCACCCCAATTTTACATTTAAAAGATGTTGATTCTCCATTTCAATAGTTAAATAATCTTTAAATAATAAATACAAGATACTAGATGAATAATTGCATCAAGTATCTTGTAATATCTAGTCTTATTCCTCTATTACTTTAACCTTTAGTTTTGCAGAAACATTAGGATAAACTTTAATGTCTACTATAGTAGTACCAATGCTTTTTATGTTACCGCCTTCTATATCCATTTTTCTTCTATCTATATCTATTTTATGTTGTGCCTTAAGTGCTTCTGACACATCCATTGTAGTTATTGAACCAAACAATTTCCCGTTTTCCCCTGCTTTTCCTTTTAGCTCTACTGTAAGATTTGATATTTTCTCTGCTAATTCCTTTGCGTTTGTTAGCTCTTCTTCTTTTTTGATTTTTTGTGCAGTCTTTTGTTCTTCTAAAACTTTAATATTGCCTTCTGTAGCTTCCTTTGCAAGATTTCTAGGTAATAAAAAATTCCTTGCATATCCATCCTTTGCATTTACAACTTGGCCTTTTTTGCCCAATCCTTTTACATCTTGAAGTAATATAACCTTCATTATTTTTCACCTTCCTTAAAATATTCCTCAATTGCTTCTTTAAGCATTTCTTCTGCTTCATCTATACTTACATTTTCTATCTGTGCACCTGCCACAGCTAGATGACCACCTCCACCTAACTTTTCAAGAATTAATTGTACACTTACATCTCCTAATGATCTTCCACTAATATGGACTTTCCCCTCACTAAAAGCCAATACAAAAGAAGCTACTATGCCTTTAATATTAAGAAGATCATTAGCTGCCTCTGCAGCTATAAGAACTGAGTCTTTGCTTTCTTCCCTAAAGCTAGAAATAGCTATTTTACCATCTATTATCTTGGCCTCCTTGACTACCTCGGCTTTAGATATAAACGTGGTTATATCATCCTGAAAAAGCTGTCTTACAGCTGTAGTATCTGCACCAGCCCTTCTTAAAAATGATGCTGCTTCAAAGGTTCTAACTCCTGTTTGAAATGTAAAGTTTTTAGTGTCAACACTAATACCTGCAAGCAATGCCTCAGCTTCAAATTTATTGATATCCATTTTATCGCTCATATAGGATAGTATTTCTGCAACTAGTTCACAAGTAGAAGAAGCATAGGGTTCGAGATAAGTTAAAACGGGGTCTTCTATAAATTCTGCTCCTCTTCTGTGGTGGTCAATGAGTACAACCTTATCAATAGTTTCTAATAAATATGGAGCTTCTGTATAACTAGGCCTATGATTATCAACTACTACACATAATGCTGATTTGTCTGCCATAATTCTGGCTTGATCTGGTGTTATTATATCTTCCAAATACTCTGGATGCTCAACCTTTAGTCTGTCAAAAATATTCTTAATAGAAGGATTTACTCCACTAAGAACTATATATGGTTGCTTATTTCTATTTTTTACAGCTCTATATATGCCTATAGATGCTCCAAAGCTATCCATATCTCCATTTTTATGTCCCATTATAAATACTTTTTCAGATTGCTCTATAAGCTGTCTAAGTGCATGGGCTATTACTCTAGCCTTTACTTTTGTCCTCTTTTCAACAGCCTTGCTCTTGCCTCCATAAAAGCTGAGTTTATCAATTCTCTTTACAACAACCTGGTCTCCACCTCTACCTAAAGCTATATCCATTGCAGCCTTTGCATATTCATACTGTTGTGTTAAGCTTTTACCGTTTACTCCCACACCTATACTAAGAGTTACAGGAATCTTATTTCCTAAATCAATCTCTCTTACATTATCTAAAATCTCAAACTTTTTCATTTCTAAATTCTCTAAATGTCTATTTTCAAAAATAATTAAATATTTATCATTTTCGTATTTTCTTATAAAACCGCTTATTCTAGCTGCTAAGGAATTTAGCATTTTATCTATTTCAGCAAAAACTATGGGTCTATTTGTCTCATCTGTATTGTTTCTAACATCATCATAATTATCTATTTGAATTAAGCCTACATTTACCTTTTCATCATTATACTTAGTTTTAAGTGTAGTAAAGTTTGTATTGTCTATCCAATATAGCATTATTATATACTCATCTATACTATCTCTGCCCTTACTTACTCCAACAATATTGTATAGTACCTTATAATATTTTTCCTTATAAGATATTTCTATAGGAGTTTCCTCTTTTTTGTTCATTATATTATCTATATTGAAGCCTGGTATAATATTTCCTATATTTTCTTCTAATAAATCCTTTGAATCTGTCATTTGAAGAAATTTAGAATTATACCAGCTAATAGAGCCATCAGTTTCAACCATAACTAAAGGAATTGGCAGGTTGATTATAGCATATTTAGTAGCAGTATCTATTCCACTAGTTAGACTTTCTATATACTTTGTCCATTCAACTTTTTTCAGATGATTGTTTTTCCAATGGTAATATACTAGATAGGCTAAAAGAACAACACCTATTAATGCTATTCTAGGTTCGTAGAATGCTATTATCCCTATCAATACTCCTATAATAAGCAAATAGAGCTTCGAATCTGGTATTAAAATCTTAAATAATCGTTTATTTGCCATGACAAATCCTCCCCCAAGGAGCTATTCGGCTTTTTTAAGCCTTCTAAAGTCAATTCCAACATCTAATAATCCGATAATAGAAACTACCAGACTCAAAGGAACATTAATAATTATAAGTATTATTAATATAATCTTGACAATCCTGTTCATTTTTCCCCTGTTTACTAAAAAAACTACTACAGACAATCCTTGAATAAAAAATACGAAGGATATTAGTAAAAAGGTATTAATAAATATTGTTTCATAATAAAAAAGCTTCATATATCTAATTACAGAGGCGGCAGCAAGAATAACTATGGAGCCCATTATTATATTGCTAGGGAGTCTAAAATTTGAAAACATTGGTATATCCACAGTTTTAAATCCTAATCTTTTTAATATAGCTGTAGCCATCCAATAATTTATATATACTATAAAAACAGAAACTATAATCAAAGATGCAGGTATAATAATTATAATATATTCTACAGTTGCCATTAAAGCATCTTTTATGAAAGACATTTCATAGCTGGATATATCCATGTCTTTTAAAATATTTAATTGAAACTGCAAATTGTCTGCTAAAAATGTGTTAATTTGGCTTAAAAAGCTTACGCCCGTTATGTATTCAATAATACTTAAAGATAATAAAGTAGAGACTAAAGTAACTATTGAACTACCAATCAATATTTGCTGAGGCTTATATTTTCTATTTATCATATAAGTTATTATAATAGATAGCAAACCAAATTCTAAAAAAATAAAAATACCTGTAAAAATATCCATAAGTACTCCGATTAATATGCTAGATATTAATATTGAGTATATGTTATACTGGGTTTTATGCCTTACTCCTAGGATAATAAAAGGTATTGGGTAAAGTAAAATTATTACTGGAAACATTAAGTTCCCAACAATTACAAGTATTGTCATAATTGCTGTAATTATTGCAGCTTCCGTTATGCCATTTGTCTTATTTCCTAAGTTCAAGTTTTTCACCTCTATCCTCTTTTTCTCTTAGAGTATTCTAGTAGACTACTTAAATCTCCATACCACTTTTCTATTTTATGATCTTCAATAAGTCCTAGCTTTGCTTTTTCTTCTACCTTAGCATCTATGCTTTCATATGAAAGACCAAGCCTTTTACCAAGTAGGTATGCTACTAGTATTATATTGGATATTGCATCTAGCATTGCATCATGACTGTCTTGTATACCCTTTGCAAGAAGCTCATACAACGAAGCTATGGCTGTTAAGAGTTCACTTTTTAACCATTCAATAATCTTAATATTTTTTGTAATATCTATATTTTTATCATTGAAAGTCATGTTATACCCCCCCATAATACATTATAACAAATCTACCGTGGTTTAACTAATTATATTTAACAAAAATCCTTCTCAATTTAAATAATTCCTTAGCTCTTAACTAAACCATTGTGTTTTTTCTTATTTCTACAGAATAATTTAAGCTTCCAAAGCTACTGGAAGCTTAATCTTTAATTAAAGTCTTAGGTAATAATCTCAATATTATTGTTGCTAAAACCCCTCCCACTAAAGCTGTATAAAGCTGTGGAAGAGAAAACATAGCT
This genomic window contains:
- a CDS encoding ATP-binding protein; translated protein: MEKPYIQEILREYELRRDRALYEQRLRKEEIYLKIPRLKEIDDEISKTGLLIATAMLQNPQLYEENLNKIKAEMEKLKREKAILMTENNFPLEYLDVNYLCNKCSDTGFLKNGSKCNCLKQEMINRAYRMSGVQHALEKENFKTFNINIFSPEPFENEKLSPRENMLNILNNCEGFCINFDEDNEENLLFYGTTGLGKTFMCNCIAKALLDRGKIVIYQTAFKILEIIEEHRFRRNSQQSMDDNNYNLLFDADLLIIDDLGTELTNTFTNTEIFNIINSRLLRRNKTIISTNLSLMEIANTYDNRTFSRVFGKFAPLKFYGPDLRWEAYRE
- a CDS encoding GNAT family N-acetyltransferase, which codes for MCDIKGNRIKIKSLEVKDVYEMLNWGKHQEPLFKDYNFPELSDEEIVKWYNYRTQQRNTKCFSVIDGQDRMIGYINIRNIRRIWKSARLGIVFDPDILNKGYGTEAIKLLLDYFFNIMKMKTMYLDVAKFNKRAIKCYEKCGFKTIREYKAKHINLKNELYDDKIYLLYEDYFSIKNNTVYCDYFEMKAQKYTN
- the dnaB gene encoding replicative DNA helicase, with translation MELNSLGKIPPHSIEGEQSVLGSMILDKNAIVVATEILKSGDFYKEAHKEIYEAIIDLYNRDEPVDLITLSDELKKRDTLDAIGGILYLADLSESISTTANIKFYCEIVEEKSILRRLINASNEIIAKGYEADEDINIIIDAAEKKIFDITQKRSREGLDPIKEVLLESFARIEQMAQNKSSITGLTTGFIDLDNKTSGLQKSDLVLVAARPSMGKTAFSVNVAVNAALKGNASVAIFSLEMSKEQLVQRMLSSESHVELQKIINGRLNEDDWPKLLRAMGPLSQANIFIDDTPGITLMEMKAKCRRLKAEKGLGLIMIDYLQLMSGEGRIESRQQEISAISRGLKGLAKEMDCPVVALSQLSRAPEMRSDHRPILSDLRESGAIEQDADIVMFLYRDEYYHPDSEKKNIGEIIIAKHRNGPTGTVELVFMGQYTKFLNMEKPI
- the rplI gene encoding 50S ribosomal protein L9, which codes for MKVILLQDVKGLGKKGQVVNAKDGYARNFLLPRNLAKEATEGNIKVLEEQKTAQKIKKEEELTNAKELAEKISNLTVELKGKAGENGKLFGSITTMDVSEALKAQHKIDIDRRKMDIEGGNIKSIGTTIVDIKVYPNVSAKLKVKVIEE
- a CDS encoding DHH family phosphoesterase, which codes for MANKRLFKILIPDSKLYLLIIGVLIGIIAFYEPRIALIGVVLLAYLVYYHWKNNHLKKVEWTKYIESLTSGIDTATKYAIINLPIPLVMVETDGSISWYNSKFLQMTDSKDLLEENIGNIIPGFNIDNIMNKKEETPIEISYKEKYYKVLYNIVGVSKGRDSIDEYIIMLYWIDNTNFTTLKTKYNDEKVNVGLIQIDNYDDVRNNTDETNRPIVFAEIDKMLNSLAARISGFIRKYENDKYLIIFENRHLENLEMKKFEILDNVREIDLGNKIPVTLSIGVGVNGKSLTQQYEYAKAAMDIALGRGGDQVVVKRIDKLSFYGGKSKAVEKRTKVKARVIAHALRQLIEQSEKVFIMGHKNGDMDSFGASIGIYRAVKNRNKQPYIVLSGVNPSIKNIFDRLKVEHPEYLEDIITPDQARIMADKSALCVVVDNHRPSYTEAPYLLETIDKVVLIDHHRRGAEFIEDPVLTYLEPYASSTCELVAEILSYMSDKMDINKFEAEALLAGISVDTKNFTFQTGVRTFEAASFLRRAGADTTAVRQLFQDDITTFISKAEVVKEAKIIDGKIAISSFREESKDSVLIAAEAANDLLNIKGIVASFVLAFSEGKVHISGRSLGDVSVQLILEKLGGGGHLAVAGAQIENVSIDEAEEMLKEAIEEYFKEGEK
- a CDS encoding YybS family protein gives rise to the protein MKNLNLGNKTNGITEAAIITAIMTILVIVGNLMFPVIILLYPIPFIILGVRHKTQYNIYSILISSILIGVLMDIFTGIFIFLEFGLLSIIITYMINRKYKPQQILIGSSIVTLVSTLLSLSIIEYITGVSFLSQINTFLADNLQFQLNILKDMDISSYEMSFIKDALMATVEYIIIIIPASLIIVSVFIVYINYWMATAILKRLGFKTVDIPMFSNFRLPSNIIMGSIVILAAASVIRYMKLFYYETIFINTFLLISFVFFIQGLSVVVFLVNRGKMNRIVKIILIILIIINVPLSLVVSIIGLLDVGIDFRRLKKAE
- a CDS encoding MazG-like family protein; its protein translation is MTFNDKNIDITKNIKIIEWLKSELLTAIASLYELLAKGIQDSHDAMLDAISNIILVAYLLGKRLGLSYESIDAKVEEKAKLGLIEDHKIEKWYGDLSSLLEYSKRKRG